Proteins encoded in a region of the Variovorax sp. PAMC 28711 genome:
- a CDS encoding MaoC family dehydratase: protein MKKTFQTLGDLAACVGQDVATSDWITVTQAQVNQFAEATGDHQWIHVDVERATAGPFGAPIAHGFLTLSLLPKIFEGAVEVVESRMGVNYGLNRVRFMSPVPVGSRLRGHIKLLSSEPVANDGVQMVWETTIELEGAPKPACIAESVVRRYP from the coding sequence ATGAAAAAAACATTCCAGACCCTCGGAGACTTGGCCGCTTGTGTCGGGCAGGACGTCGCGACCAGCGACTGGATCACCGTCACGCAGGCGCAGGTGAACCAGTTCGCCGAAGCCACGGGCGATCACCAGTGGATTCACGTCGACGTGGAGCGCGCCACGGCGGGGCCGTTCGGCGCTCCCATCGCGCACGGCTTTCTCACGCTGTCGTTGCTCCCGAAAATTTTTGAAGGCGCCGTGGAAGTGGTCGAGTCGCGCATGGGCGTGAACTACGGGCTCAATCGTGTGCGCTTCATGTCGCCGGTGCCGGTCGGTTCACGTCTGCGCGGCCACATCAAATTGCTGAGTAGCGAGCCCGTCGCGAACGACGGCGTTCAGATGGTCTGGGAGACCACCATCGAACTCGAAGGAGCGCCCAAGCCGGCATGCATCGCCGAATCGGTGGTACGACGCTATCCCTGA
- a CDS encoding LysR family transcriptional regulator, with protein MDRLLSMRVFQRVIDDGGFAAAARSLELSPAAVTRLIGDLESHLGARLVQRTTRKISLTDAGQRYLESVRGILREIDDAEAAAVASTRELQGTLHILSTPVLATHLLAPRIARWREMHPGVTLDIVVDPFPQHRVEAFDVSFLLLEDGIDLNVVARPLAHTDLIVCASPRYVKRAGTPLRPEDLANHQYLKFPWQQSTGHSARRFRLQSRDGSEATVEIDMPVAVQSASFDVLYRATLEGAGVAALSTALVAPHIESGALVHLLPDWIFGRFTIYAALPSRKLLPARTRAFLDFLSAPAPAPARRAPAPSTPNSNRTGG; from the coding sequence ATGGATAGATTGCTATCGATGCGCGTATTCCAGCGTGTCATCGACGACGGTGGCTTCGCCGCCGCCGCCCGCTCACTCGAGTTGTCGCCCGCTGCGGTGACGCGCCTGATCGGCGACCTCGAAAGCCACCTCGGCGCGCGCCTGGTCCAGCGCACGACCCGCAAGATCAGCCTCACCGACGCCGGCCAGCGTTATCTCGAAAGCGTGCGCGGCATCCTGCGTGAAATCGATGATGCCGAGGCCGCTGCGGTGGCCAGCACCCGCGAGCTGCAGGGCACGCTGCACATCCTGTCCACGCCCGTGCTCGCCACGCACCTGCTCGCGCCGCGCATCGCGCGCTGGCGTGAAATGCATCCGGGCGTGACGCTGGACATCGTGGTCGACCCGTTTCCGCAGCACCGCGTCGAGGCCTTCGATGTGAGCTTTCTGTTGCTGGAAGACGGAATCGACCTGAACGTGGTCGCGCGGCCGCTGGCCCACACCGACCTGATCGTCTGCGCGTCGCCCAGATACGTGAAGCGCGCCGGCACGCCGCTGCGGCCAGAAGACCTGGCGAACCATCAGTACCTCAAATTTCCCTGGCAGCAGTCGACCGGCCACAGCGCGCGGCGCTTTCGCCTGCAGTCGCGCGACGGCAGCGAGGCGACGGTCGAGATCGACATGCCGGTGGCGGTGCAGTCGGCCAGCTTCGACGTGCTGTATCGCGCGACGCTGGAAGGCGCGGGCGTCGCTGCGCTGTCGACCGCGTTGGTGGCGCCGCACATCGAGAGCGGCGCGCTGGTGCATCTGTTGCCCGACTGGATCTTCGGGCGCTTCACCATCTACGCCGCGCTGCCGAGCCGCAAGCTGCTGCCGGCGCGCACCCGGGCGTTTCTGGACTTTTTATCGGCGCCGGCGCCGGCGCCTGCGCGGCGCGCGCCCGCCCCGTCGACACCCAATTCGAACCGGACAGGGGGATAG
- a CDS encoding tRNA (cytidine(34)-2'-O)-methyltransferase, with protein sequence MFHIVLVEPEIPPNTGNVIRLAANTGCMLHLVEPLGFSMDDRLLRRAGLDYHEYAEVRRHAGWGALLTTESPPPDRLFAMTTRGTRTVHEVAFAAGDWLVFGSETRGLDPALRDRFPGPQRLRLPMREGQRSLNLSNAVAVTVFEAWRQIDFA encoded by the coding sequence ATGTTCCATATCGTCCTCGTCGAACCCGAAATTCCACCCAACACCGGCAATGTGATCCGGCTCGCGGCCAACACCGGCTGCATGCTGCACCTGGTCGAACCGCTGGGATTCTCGATGGACGACCGCCTGCTGCGGCGCGCCGGGCTCGACTATCACGAGTACGCCGAGGTGCGCCGCCACGCCGGCTGGGGCGCACTGCTCACCACCGAATCGCCGCCGCCCGATCGGCTCTTTGCGATGACGACGCGTGGCACGCGCACCGTGCACGAAGTGGCGTTCGCGGCCGGCGACTGGCTGGTGTTCGGGTCGGAAACGCGGGGGCTCGACCCGGCCCTGCGGGATCGCTTTCCCGGTCCGCAGCGTCTGCGCCTGCCTATGCGCGAAGGCCAGCGCAGCCTGAACCTGTCGAATGCGGTCGCGGTGACGGTGTTCGAGGCCTGGAGGCAAATCGACTTCGCCTGA
- a CDS encoding ComF family protein: MLRLWINRPFAAWLAHLPSQCVVCRAWPSRPVCDACVSRFAPPTDRCGTCALPVPPGVLCCGECVRQAPPLDACLAACAYAWPWPDCIAQFKFRAEPGWAGPLATLMRSAPWVEPALERCDLVLPMPLSRERLRERGFNQALELARRLSPGKTDARLLLRTRETPAQSDLTRAERLRNLRGAFALEPLRAEAVRDRRIVLVDDVMTSGASLFSAAQVLRAAGATHITAVVLARTPLPG; the protein is encoded by the coding sequence ATGCTTCGCCTCTGGATCAACCGGCCTTTCGCCGCCTGGCTCGCGCACTTGCCCAGCCAGTGCGTCGTCTGCCGCGCGTGGCCTTCGCGGCCGGTGTGCGATGCCTGCGTGAGCCGGTTCGCGCCACCGACCGACCGCTGCGGCACCTGCGCATTGCCCGTGCCGCCGGGCGTCCTGTGCTGCGGCGAGTGCGTGCGACAAGCGCCGCCGCTCGACGCCTGCCTGGCCGCCTGCGCTTACGCGTGGCCCTGGCCGGACTGCATCGCGCAGTTCAAGTTTCGTGCCGAACCGGGTTGGGCCGGCCCGCTCGCCACCCTGATGCGCAGCGCCCCCTGGGTCGAGCCTGCGCTCGAACGCTGCGACCTCGTGCTGCCGATGCCGCTGTCGCGCGAGCGGCTGCGCGAACGCGGCTTCAACCAGGCGCTGGAATTGGCGCGACGCCTCTCGCCCGGCAAGACCGACGCACGCCTCCTGCTGCGCACCCGCGAAACGCCGGCACAGAGCGATCTCACCCGCGCCGAGCGCCTGCGCAACCTGCGCGGCGCGTTCGCGCTGGAACCCCTGCGCGCCGAGGCGGTGCGCGACCGACGCATCGTGCTCGTGGACGACGTGATGACCAGCGGCGCTTCGCTGTTTTCGGCGGCGCAGGTGCTGCGCGCCGCCGGCGCGACGCACATCACCGCTGTCGTGCTGGCGCGCACGCCGTTGCCCGGCTGA
- a CDS encoding methyltransferase domain-containing protein encodes MTQRPPTIDPAAAARWARAAPADGSPWLHEEIGRRMEDRLQWITAEPASWADWAPLRGGLVAHAMVARRYPRATTFVVEPDAALADRTTARLAAPWWSARRWQGGNARFDALPDDGVDLLWANMALHMAADPEALIAQWHRSVAVDGFLMFSCLGPDTVRELRDLYARHGWPPAGHAFTDMHDWGDMLVGAGFAEPIMDMERIVLTWATPEAALAELRTLGRNLHPARFAQLRGKGWRGRLGTALGELEGHGDNAGRITLTFEIIYGHAFKPSPRVALSPQSAVSLRDMRAMLHRGR; translated from the coding sequence GTGACCCAGCGCCCGCCCACCATCGATCCCGCAGCCGCTGCACGGTGGGCCCGCGCAGCGCCCGCCGACGGCTCGCCTTGGCTGCACGAGGAAATCGGGCGGCGCATGGAAGACCGGCTGCAGTGGATCACCGCCGAGCCCGCGAGTTGGGCCGACTGGGCACCCCTGCGCGGCGGTCTCGTCGCGCATGCGATGGTGGCGCGTCGCTATCCCAGAGCCACGACATTCGTCGTCGAGCCTGATGCCGCGCTGGCCGACCGCACCACCGCCCGGCTGGCCGCGCCGTGGTGGAGCGCGCGGCGTTGGCAAGGCGGCAACGCCCGTTTCGACGCGCTGCCGGATGACGGCGTCGACTTGCTCTGGGCCAACATGGCGCTGCACATGGCGGCCGACCCCGAAGCGCTGATTGCGCAGTGGCACCGGTCGGTCGCGGTCGACGGCTTTCTCATGTTTTCTTGCCTGGGCCCCGATACGGTGCGTGAGCTGCGCGACCTGTACGCACGGCACGGCTGGCCGCCCGCCGGCCATGCGTTCACCGACATGCACGACTGGGGCGACATGCTGGTAGGCGCGGGCTTCGCCGAACCGATCATGGACATGGAGCGCATCGTGCTGACCTGGGCCACGCCCGAGGCGGCGCTGGCGGAACTGCGCACGCTGGGCCGCAACCTGCATCCTGCGCGCTTTGCGCAGTTGCGCGGAAAGGGCTGGCGCGGCCGGCTCGGCACGGCGCTCGGCGAACTCGAAGGCCATGGCGACAACGCCGGCCGGATCACGCTCACCTTCGAAATCATCTACGGCCACGCCTTCAAGCCGAGCCCGCGTGTCGCCTTGTCGCCACAGAGTGCGGTCTCCCTGCGCGACATGCGCGCCATGCTCCACAGAGGCCGTTAG
- a CDS encoding DUF2244 domain-containing protein translates to MSNSVFRFATVSGQSIHWFLKRNCSVTPSQLVWLYASLCVVSLGIGTVFWLNGAPLVLPFAWLELAAVGFAFMLYARHATDGEKIALQGGRLVVELENGGHYERAEFLPHQVRIEPQDGDRSLIEVSGQGRSVKVGRYVRPELRAALAREIRMALRGA, encoded by the coding sequence GTGTCGAATTCCGTGTTTCGTTTTGCCACCGTTTCGGGCCAGAGCATCCACTGGTTCCTGAAGCGTAATTGCTCGGTCACGCCGAGCCAGCTGGTCTGGCTCTATGCGTCGCTGTGTGTCGTGTCGTTGGGCATCGGAACCGTTTTCTGGCTCAACGGTGCGCCGCTGGTGTTGCCGTTTGCGTGGCTCGAACTGGCGGCTGTCGGATTTGCTTTCATGCTGTATGCGCGGCACGCCACGGATGGCGAAAAGATTGCGCTGCAGGGTGGTCGGCTGGTGGTCGAACTTGAAAACGGCGGCCACTACGAACGCGCGGAGTTTTTGCCGCATCAGGTACGGATCGAGCCGCAGGACGGCGACCGGTCCCTGATCGAAGTGTCGGGTCAGGGTCGTTCGGTCAAGGTCGGGCGCTACGTGCGCCCCGAGCTGCGGGCAGCGCTGGCGCGAGAAATTCGCATGGCGTTGCGCGGCGCCTGA
- the coxB gene encoding cytochrome c oxidase subunit II: MKSIWRNIHRPANLLLAASAVFSGAAHAVNDLAGGPSVRQLNMPVGVTKIAQEQHFLHTVMMILCTVIFIAVFAVMFYSIWKHRKSVGHKAANFHESVVVEVIWTIVPFLIVIVMALPATKVLVAQKDTTNADLTIKATGYQWKWGYDYLKGEGEGLGFVSTLLASHREFSNNGAKGAVPDNYLFAVDNPLVVPVDKKIRIITTANDVIHAFAVPQFGIKQDAIPGFVRDTWFRTDTIGDYYGQCQELCGKEHAYMPIHVKVVSAADYTTWVDGKKKEAAAKLDDPTKVWTLPDMMVRGEKVYAANCAACHQANGKGAGPIKALDGDEKVLATDHAIQIQVLLKGQANGAMPSWKQLSDTDLAAVATFTKNSWSNKTGQIVQPAEVLAQRGK, translated from the coding sequence ATGAAGAGCATTTGGCGGAACATTCACAGGCCGGCGAATCTGCTGCTGGCGGCCAGCGCAGTTTTCAGCGGCGCGGCGCATGCAGTCAACGATCTGGCTGGCGGGCCGTCGGTGCGCCAGCTCAACATGCCTGTCGGCGTCACGAAGATCGCGCAGGAGCAGCATTTCCTGCACACCGTGATGATGATCCTGTGCACCGTGATCTTCATCGCCGTATTCGCGGTCATGTTCTATTCGATCTGGAAGCACCGCAAGTCGGTGGGCCACAAGGCTGCCAACTTCCATGAGTCGGTAGTGGTCGAGGTCATCTGGACCATCGTGCCGTTCCTTATCGTCATCGTGATGGCGCTGCCCGCCACCAAGGTCCTGGTCGCGCAAAAAGACACGACCAACGCCGACCTCACCATCAAGGCGACCGGCTACCAGTGGAAATGGGGCTACGACTACCTCAAGGGCGAGGGCGAAGGGCTGGGCTTCGTGTCGACCCTGCTTGCGTCGCATCGCGAGTTCTCGAACAACGGCGCCAAGGGCGCGGTGCCCGACAACTACCTGTTCGCTGTCGACAACCCGCTGGTCGTGCCGGTCGACAAGAAGATCCGCATCATTACCACGGCCAACGACGTGATCCACGCCTTCGCCGTGCCGCAGTTCGGCATCAAGCAGGATGCGATTCCCGGCTTCGTGCGCGACACCTGGTTCCGCACCGACACCATCGGCGACTACTACGGGCAGTGTCAGGAACTCTGCGGCAAAGAGCACGCCTACATGCCGATCCACGTGAAGGTGGTGTCGGCCGCCGATTACACGACCTGGGTCGACGGCAAGAAGAAGGAAGCCGCCGCCAAGCTCGACGACCCGACCAAGGTCTGGACGCTGCCCGACATGATGGTGCGTGGCGAGAAAGTGTATGCGGCCAACTGCGCGGCCTGCCACCAGGCCAACGGCAAGGGCGCCGGCCCGATCAAGGCGCTCGACGGCGACGAGAAGGTGCTGGCCACCGACCACGCCATCCAGATTCAGGTGCTGCTCAAGGGCCAGGCCAACGGCGCGATGCCGTCGTGGAAGCAGCTCAGCGACACCGATCTCGCGGCTGTCGCCACTTTCACCAAGAACAGCTGGTCGAACAAGACGGGTCAGATCGTGCAGCCGGCCGAAGTGCTGGCGCAGCGCGGCAAGTAA
- the ctaD gene encoding cytochrome c oxidase subunit I: MSAVLDPHGHAHGHDDHGHDDHHAAPTGWRRWVFATNHKDIGTLYLLFSFTMLMIGGVLALLIRAELFQPGLQLVNPELFNQFTTMHGLIMVFGAIMPAFVGFANWMIPLQIGASDMAFARMNNFSFWLLIPAALMLAGSFFMPGGAPAAGWTLYAPLTLQMGPSMDAGIFAMHIMGASSIMGSINIIVTILNMRAPGMTLMKMPMFSWTWLITAYLLIAVMPVLAGAITMTLTDRHFGTSFFNPAGGGDPVMYQHIFWFFGHPEVYIMILPAFGIISQVVPAFARKRLFGYASMVYATSSIAILSFIVWAHHMFTTGMPLTGQLFFMYATMLIAVPTAVKVFNWIATMWQGSMTFETPMLFAVGFIFVFTMGGFTGLILAIAPIDTQLQDTYYVVAHFHYVLVAGSLFAMFSGFYYWSPKWTGVMYNETRGKVHFWWSLISFNVTFFPMHFLGLAGMPRRYADYPMQFADFNALASIGAFFFGFAQVYFFLFIVLPTMMGKGEKAPQKPWEAAEGLEWEVPSPAPFHTFETPPRLDATATKVIG, from the coding sequence ATGAGCGCAGTTCTCGATCCCCACGGCCACGCACACGGCCATGACGACCATGGTCACGACGACCACCACGCTGCGCCCACCGGCTGGCGCCGCTGGGTGTTCGCGACCAACCACAAGGACATCGGCACGCTGTACCTGCTGTTCAGCTTCACCATGTTGATGATCGGCGGCGTCCTGGCGCTGCTGATCCGCGCCGAGCTGTTTCAGCCCGGCCTGCAACTGGTGAACCCCGAGCTGTTCAACCAGTTCACCACGATGCACGGCCTGATCATGGTGTTCGGCGCGATCATGCCGGCCTTCGTCGGCTTCGCGAACTGGATGATCCCGCTGCAGATCGGCGCGTCGGACATGGCGTTCGCGCGCATGAACAACTTCAGCTTCTGGCTGCTGATTCCGGCCGCGCTGATGCTGGCGGGTTCGTTCTTCATGCCGGGCGGCGCACCGGCAGCCGGCTGGACGCTTTACGCGCCGCTGACGCTGCAGATGGGCCCCTCGATGGACGCCGGCATCTTCGCGATGCACATCATGGGTGCCTCGTCGATCATGGGCTCGATCAACATCATCGTGACCATCCTCAACATGCGCGCCCCCGGCATGACGCTGATGAAGATGCCGATGTTCTCCTGGACCTGGCTGATCACGGCCTACCTGCTGATCGCGGTCATGCCCGTGCTGGCCGGCGCCATCACCATGACGCTGACCGACCGCCATTTCGGCACCAGTTTCTTCAATCCGGCCGGCGGCGGCGACCCGGTGATGTACCAGCACATCTTCTGGTTCTTCGGCCACCCCGAGGTCTACATCATGATCCTGCCGGCCTTCGGCATCATCAGCCAGGTTGTGCCGGCTTTCGCCCGCAAGCGCCTGTTCGGCTATGCATCGATGGTCTACGCGACCTCGTCGATCGCGATCCTCTCTTTCATCGTGTGGGCGCACCACATGTTCACGACCGGCATGCCGCTCACCGGTCAGCTGTTCTTCATGTACGCGACGATGCTGATCGCGGTGCCCACGGCTGTGAAGGTGTTCAACTGGATCGCGACGATGTGGCAGGGCTCGATGACCTTCGAGACGCCGATGCTGTTCGCGGTCGGCTTCATCTTCGTGTTCACGATGGGGGGCTTCACCGGTCTGATCCTCGCGATCGCGCCGATCGACACGCAGTTGCAGGACACGTACTACGTGGTGGCCCACTTCCACTACGTGCTGGTGGCCGGATCCCTGTTCGCGATGTTCTCCGGCTTCTATTACTGGTCGCCCAAGTGGACCGGCGTGATGTACAACGAAACGCGCGGCAAGGTCCACTTCTGGTGGTCGCTGATTTCGTTCAATGTCACCTTTTTTCCGATGCACTTCCTGGGGCTTGCCGGCATGCCGCGTCGCTATGCCGACTACCCGATGCAGTTCGCCGACTTCAACGCGCTCGCGTCCATCGGCGCCTTCTTCTTCGGCTTCGCGCAGGTCTACTTCTTCCTGTTCATCGTGCTGCCCACCATGATGGGCAAGGGCGAAAAGGCACCTCAGAAGCCTTGGGAAGCTGCCGAAGGCCTGGAATGGGAAGTGCCGTCGCCGGCGCCTTTCCATACCTTCGAAACGCCGCCGCGCCTCGACGCGACCGCGACCAAGGTCATCGGCTGA
- a CDS encoding cytochrome oxidase small assembly protein, giving the protein MTPEQKKANRRMGLTLASIAVLFFIGFLVRMVVVGR; this is encoded by the coding sequence GTGACACCCGAACAAAAGAAGGCCAATCGACGCATGGGGCTCACGCTGGCCTCCATCGCCGTGCTGTTCTTCATCGGTTTCCTCGTGCGCATGGTCGTGGTCGGACGTTGA
- a CDS encoding cytochrome c oxidase assembly protein — protein sequence MSLGLRIRRANARMVGKLAIVAVGMFAFGYALVPLYRAICEMTGINVLALSELEVPGGAKGGKKVSLPDNTQVDLTRTITIEFDANVRGLWDFKPAQSSMQVHPGQLNTVMYEFQNVQNRRMAAQAIPSYAPQQAAPYFNKLECFCFNQYTLDAGEKKQWPVAFVIDPKISKDVKTITLSYTFFEVGGKTPPAPVAAAPIPPGPRS from the coding sequence ATGAGCCTCGGTCTCCGTATTCGTCGCGCAAACGCCCGCATGGTCGGCAAGCTGGCCATCGTGGCGGTCGGTATGTTCGCGTTCGGCTATGCGCTGGTGCCGCTGTACCGAGCCATCTGCGAGATGACCGGTATCAATGTGCTGGCCTTGTCCGAGCTCGAAGTGCCTGGCGGTGCGAAGGGCGGCAAAAAAGTCAGCCTGCCGGACAACACGCAGGTCGACCTGACCCGCACGATCACGATCGAGTTCGATGCGAACGTGCGCGGTCTGTGGGATTTCAAGCCCGCGCAAAGTTCGATGCAGGTGCACCCCGGCCAACTCAATACTGTGATGTACGAGTTCCAGAACGTGCAGAACCGGCGCATGGCAGCCCAGGCCATTCCAAGCTACGCACCGCAGCAGGCCGCGCCGTACTTCAACAAGCTCGAATGCTTCTGCTTCAACCAGTACACGCTGGACGCCGGCGAGAAGAAGCAGTGGCCGGTCGCGTTCGTGATCGACCCGAAGATTTCGAAGGACGTGAAGACGATCACGTTGTCGTACACGTTCTTCGAAGTGGGCGGCAAGACGCCGCCCGCACCGGTCGCCGCAGCGCCGATCCCTCCCGGGCCGCGCTCATGA
- a CDS encoding DUF2970 domain-containing protein: MSTEAPRKGSLLGTIKAVGWSFFGVRKNSAYQNDVAKLNPLHIIAVAFVGVIVFVGGLILLVRYVVAP; this comes from the coding sequence ATGAGTACCGAGGCGCCTCGCAAGGGCTCGCTGCTGGGCACCATCAAGGCGGTCGGCTGGTCGTTTTTCGGGGTGCGAAAGAACAGCGCCTACCAAAACGATGTGGCCAAACTGAATCCGCTGCACATCATCGCGGTGGCTTTTGTCGGTGTAATCGTTTTTGTCGGCGGACTCATCCTGCTGGTCCGCTATGTGGTCGCGCCCTGA
- a CDS encoding cytochrome c oxidase subunit 3, whose translation MTSTTHGTTPYYFVPGPSAYPVLASIGLFFVILGAGQWINAHAWGAYSLAAGMVIWLGTLFAWFRESIAESESGQYGHKIDLSFRWSMSWFIFSEVMFFGAFFTALWWTRTHSLPALGSLDNALLWPDFKAVWPSMAAGATGSPAGIVEPFQTVGPFWLPTINTALLLSSGVTLTIAHHALRADHRAQCIRFMWLTVLLGVVFLGVQGYEYHHLYTELNLKLTSGAYGSTFFMLTGFHGLHVFIGMLMLFFITLRLQKGHFTPERHFGFEGAAWYWHFVDVVWLGLYILVYWL comes from the coding sequence ATGACTTCAACCACCCACGGCACCACGCCCTACTACTTCGTGCCCGGCCCATCGGCCTATCCGGTGCTGGCGTCCATCGGCCTGTTCTTCGTGATCCTCGGCGCGGGGCAGTGGATCAATGCCCACGCCTGGGGCGCCTATTCGCTGGCTGCCGGCATGGTGATCTGGCTGGGCACCTTGTTCGCCTGGTTTCGCGAGTCCATTGCGGAAAGCGAAAGCGGCCAGTACGGCCACAAGATCGACCTGTCGTTCCGCTGGAGCATGAGCTGGTTCATCTTTTCGGAAGTGATGTTCTTCGGCGCGTTCTTCACCGCACTCTGGTGGACGCGTACCCATTCGCTGCCCGCACTCGGCAGCCTCGACAACGCCCTGCTCTGGCCCGACTTCAAGGCCGTGTGGCCCAGCATGGCCGCCGGCGCGACCGGCTCGCCAGCCGGCATCGTGGAGCCGTTCCAGACCGTCGGTCCGTTCTGGCTGCCGACCATCAACACCGCGCTGCTGCTGAGTTCGGGCGTGACGCTCACGATCGCTCACCACGCGCTGCGTGCCGATCACCGCGCCCAGTGCATCCGTTTCATGTGGCTGACGGTGCTGCTCGGCGTCGTGTTCCTCGGCGTGCAGGGCTATGAATACCACCATCTCTACACCGAGCTGAACCTGAAGCTGACCTCCGGCGCCTACGGCTCCACGTTCTTCATGCTCACCGGGTTCCATGGCCTGCATGTGTTCATCGGCATGTTGATGCTGTTTTTCATCACGCTGCGCCTGCAAAAGGGGCACTTCACGCCGGAGCGCCATTTCGGCTTCGAAGGTGCCGCCTGGTACTGGCACTTCGTCGACGTCGTCTGGCTCGGGCTCTACATCCTGGTTTATTGGCTTTGA
- a CDS encoding twin transmembrane helix small protein, with product MKYVIGLAFVGILGSLGFALFFLLKDGRDGRAKSGGMARALTVRIGLSVLLFLCVLIAWKLGYIQPGGLPVGK from the coding sequence ATGAAATATGTCATTGGCCTGGCGTTCGTGGGCATCCTGGGAAGCCTTGGGTTTGCGCTGTTCTTCTTGCTGAAAGACGGTCGGGACGGCCGCGCGAAGAGCGGCGGCATGGCGCGCGCGCTCACCGTTCGGATTGGCCTGTCGGTGCTTTTGTTCCTCTGCGTCCTGATTGCCTGGAAACTCGGGTACATCCAGCCAGGGGGCCTTCCGGTTGGCAAGTAG
- a CDS encoding SURF1 family protein, translating into MTGAPKSRFWIVTVATFLTIAATASLGRWQLSRAAQKEALQASINAQAQRPALDQLTFLATAKVDGMLHRPVQLRGLWLGSQTVYLDNRQMRGVPGFYVVTPLALEGSDQTVLVQRGWIQRNFENRTQLQPIQTPAGLVDVVGRIELPPSHLLELGTSKTAVPAPTADGRPPAEGLSSIRQNLDFEAFRAETGLPLRTDVSLQQTGGPSEGLQRDWPAPALGVERHYGYAFQWFGLAVLVAFLYVWFQFIAPRRKARREPGARHG; encoded by the coding sequence ATGACCGGCGCCCCCAAGAGCCGTTTTTGGATCGTCACGGTCGCGACCTTCCTGACCATCGCCGCGACGGCGTCGCTCGGACGGTGGCAGCTTTCGCGCGCTGCGCAAAAAGAAGCGCTGCAGGCTTCCATCAATGCCCAGGCGCAGCGCCCCGCGCTCGATCAGCTCACATTTCTCGCGACTGCCAAGGTCGACGGGATGTTGCATCGCCCCGTGCAGTTGCGCGGCCTGTGGCTCGGGTCGCAGACGGTCTATCTCGACAATCGGCAGATGCGCGGCGTGCCGGGGTTTTACGTGGTGACGCCGCTCGCGCTCGAAGGCAGCGACCAGACCGTCCTGGTGCAGCGTGGTTGGATCCAACGCAATTTCGAGAACCGCACGCAATTGCAACCGATCCAGACGCCGGCCGGTCTGGTCGATGTCGTCGGGCGTATCGAGTTGCCGCCGTCGCACCTGCTCGAGCTGGGCACGTCGAAGACGGCCGTCCCGGCACCGACAGCCGATGGCAGGCCGCCTGCCGAAGGGCTTTCGTCCATCCGGCAAAATCTCGACTTTGAAGCGTTTCGCGCTGAAACCGGATTGCCGCTGCGGACCGACGTGTCGCTGCAGCAAACCGGCGGGCCCTCCGAAGGGCTGCAGCGCGACTGGCCGGCGCCTGCTCTGGGGGTCGAACGGCACTACGGCTACGCGTTCCAGTGGTTCGGCCTCGCAGTCCTCGTCGCATTTCTCTATGTCTGGTTTCAATTCATCGCGCCCCGGCGCAAGGCCCGGCGTGAACCCGGCGCACGTCATGGCTGA